The nucleotide sequence AAGCGGTAAACGTATCAGGTCGACTTCTGTAGATGACTACAGCACTAATCCCACAGGAGACCATACCGTGAAGGTAGCTCCGTCAAGCGCTACAGGAGATTGGACAAGGTGGGAGTTTGTTTCGGTTGGGGGTGCAAGAATAGCAGCCTTGGATATCATCGGCGAACAGTTTGAGATGAAAGTGTACCCTAATCCTTCAAGAGGCAGGGTGAAAATAGAGTTACCGATAAAAGAAGTTGTATTCGGTCATCTGTTTGATGTCAATGGGAAAATGGTGAAAAACTTCACCTTAAAACAGGGAACGGCAGCATTCACTACCAAAGAACTGAAACCTGGCTTTTACCTGATCAGGCTTAGTACAGCGGAGGGGCCTCTTATCCAGAAATTGCTGATTGAATAGTAAGTAACCCCGACAGATCTATGTAAAGGCTGTCGGGGTTTTGTTTGAATTTCATTTGACCAAATGTGTTTTTCTGTTGACTTATCGTATTTTTCAATTCTTTTTTTCTGTGCTGCTGTTCACCTCACGTAGCACTCATTTTTTATGCTGTACTAAGACATTTATAGCTTTGATGGTTTGGTTTTTTAAATGGTAAATCATTGAAAATGAGTTTTTTTTATTGGTGGGTGGCGAAGGTGGAGATTGAAAAATAGTTCTTTTGATTACCTCATTTGTTCATAGCTGATTGGTGCAGTTGCAGGCATAATTTCCACCTTTTACTTTCACATTGACAACTCATACGAATCATAACGGAGCTAAATCAGCCCTTAAGATATTTTTCAAAACCAATAAGAGATATGATGAGCTTATCTAATTCGATACAGAAAATACTGACAGCAGTACTTTTATTTTCTGTCCTGCTGAATGCAGGATGCCAAAAAACCGATAAGAAATCGGAATTGCCTAAACAACCCAATGTAGTGTATATACTGGTGGATGACTTGGGTTATGGAGACCTAACTGCTTACGGTCAACAAACAATCAAGACTCCCCATCTTTCCAGGATGGCAGATGAAGGAATGTTGTTTACAGACCATTACGCAGGTAGCACTGTTTGTGCGCCATCAAGGGCAGCACTCCTGACTGGTAAACATACTGGTAACAGTTCTGTAAGAGGTAACCACCCAGCACAGGTACAGATACTGGCAGATGAGGACGTGACAGTGGCTGAGGTATTCAAGCAGGCAGGCTACAAGACTGCCAACATCGGTAAGTGGGGAGTTGGTCACCCGATTCCGAACAATGACCCCGGACGTAATGGTTTTGACTATTTCTTCGGTTACCTGAACATGTGGCATGCCCACAACTACTATCCTGAATTCCTGTACAGAAATGAGGAGAAGGTAAGTCTGGCAAACAAGCTGAAAACAGACGAGAACGGTAACAACCCTTGGGCTGACAAGCCGGAGGGCAATGGCTGGTCGGCAGAACGTACGGAATACACGCCGGACCTGTTTGAACAGGAATCATTGAAGTTTATAGAACAGAACAAGGACAATCCGTTCTTCCTGATGGTAACGCTTACTATTCCGCATGCGAACAACGAAAACCTTGAGAATGGTATGGAAGTACCTGATTACGGCAGCTATGTAGACAAGGACTGGCCGGAAGCGGAAAAAGGTTTCGCGGCAATGTTGGAAAGAATGGACAACACAGTGGGTAATATCAGAGCAAAACTGAAAGAACTGGGACTGGAAGAGAATACACTGGTGATGTTTGCCAGTGACAACGGACCTCATACGGAAGGTGGACACGACCCTGACTTCTTTACTTCAAGCGGTGAATGCAGAGGCACCAAGCGAGACATGTACGATGGCGGTATCAAGATTCCTTTTATGGCTGCATGGCCTGGCAAAATCAAGGCTGGAACAACAACAGAACATCTTTCAGCATTCTGGGATTTACTGCCAACGGCTTGTGACCTTACTGGGCAGGCAGCACCTGAAGACATTAACGGTATCTCATTCCTGCCTACGCTTTTAGGAACAGGTGAGCAGCGTGAACACGATTACCTCTATTGGGAATTTTATGAACAGGGTGGAAAGCAGGCGATCCGTAAAGACAAATGGAAGGCAATTAAGCTGAATGTACGCAGCAGTAAGCAACCAGTGACATTCGAGCTTTATGACCTGACGGCTGATGTTGGGGAGGTCAATAATGTGGCTGATCAGTATCCGGAAGTGGTGGAAGAAATGGAAAAACTGTTTGCAGAAGCACACCGCCCATTCAGCGTAACTGACCTATTCTCTGACAAAGAGAATTTGGAAGTAGCTTTTTAGTGAATTTGACAATTGATAAAAGATAGAAAAAATGATTAGCAGAAAACTGATGGGTCTGCTGGTGGTGGGTACGGCGTTGGCTATGTCCTCATGTGGCATGAAAGCCCAGAAAC is from Limibacter armeniacum and encodes:
- a CDS encoding arylsulfatase, whose translation is MMSLSNSIQKILTAVLLFSVLLNAGCQKTDKKSELPKQPNVVYILVDDLGYGDLTAYGQQTIKTPHLSRMADEGMLFTDHYAGSTVCAPSRAALLTGKHTGNSSVRGNHPAQVQILADEDVTVAEVFKQAGYKTANIGKWGVGHPIPNNDPGRNGFDYFFGYLNMWHAHNYYPEFLYRNEEKVSLANKLKTDENGNNPWADKPEGNGWSAERTEYTPDLFEQESLKFIEQNKDNPFFLMVTLTIPHANNENLENGMEVPDYGSYVDKDWPEAEKGFAAMLERMDNTVGNIRAKLKELGLEENTLVMFASDNGPHTEGGHDPDFFTSSGECRGTKRDMYDGGIKIPFMAAWPGKIKAGTTTEHLSAFWDLLPTACDLTGQAAPEDINGISFLPTLLGTGEQREHDYLYWEFYEQGGKQAIRKDKWKAIKLNVRSSKQPVTFELYDLTADVGEVNNVADQYPEVVEEMEKLFAEAHRPFSVTDLFSDKENLEVAF